Proteins encoded within one genomic window of Longimicrobiaceae bacterium:
- a CDS encoding UDP-N-acetylglucosamine 2-epimerase, translating into MRTLLLLGSQADLVRAAPIFGALREFGEDGLLAYTGHPGDLPPLEALFSELQVPEPACSLGIEPGSHAQQIVQAMQALEPLTAEMRPDWIVLVGETDAALTCSFVLSKLRAEVGFRIARLEAGSREGDWRVADEANRILMDHLADLLLAPSYEAFANLTREGVSKDRVAFVGSMLIDTLFSLLPRAIGLGYPGRFGLLRGGYVAAVLEHPATLGRPEALRAALEGIRGVAEEIPVALVLPPLGRARLEELGAAPLLETLCDPRPEGYTEVLSLVEGAGVILTDSAEMETMAQGMGIPCVSLRSRQARPGAARAQTARVAQGPPEAVAAAVREAWAEGRTRPGEHCPEGWDGRAAMRVVQSLLHFDPPGSPTESRRLTHTIRS; encoded by the coding sequence ATGCGAACCCTCCTCCTGCTCGGATCCCAGGCGGACCTGGTGCGGGCCGCGCCCATCTTCGGCGCCCTGCGCGAGTTCGGCGAGGACGGCCTCCTCGCCTACACCGGCCACCCCGGCGACCTCCCGCCGCTGGAGGCGCTCTTCTCCGAGCTGCAGGTGCCGGAGCCGGCCTGTTCCCTGGGGATCGAGCCCGGGAGCCACGCGCAGCAGATCGTCCAGGCCATGCAGGCGCTGGAGCCCCTCACCGCGGAGATGCGCCCGGACTGGATCGTCCTGGTGGGAGAGACCGACGCGGCGCTCACCTGCTCGTTCGTGCTCTCCAAGCTCCGGGCCGAGGTGGGCTTCCGCATCGCCCGGCTGGAGGCGGGCTCGCGCGAGGGCGACTGGCGCGTTGCCGACGAGGCGAACCGGATCCTCATGGACCACCTCGCCGACCTCCTCCTGGCCCCCAGCTACGAGGCCTTCGCCAACCTCACCCGCGAGGGGGTCTCCAAGGATCGGGTGGCCTTCGTCGGCAGCATGCTGATCGACACCCTCTTCTCGCTCCTCCCCCGCGCCATCGGCCTGGGATACCCCGGCCGCTTCGGGCTGCTGCGCGGCGGGTACGTGGCGGCCGTCCTGGAGCACCCCGCCACCCTGGGGCGCCCGGAGGCGCTGCGCGCCGCGCTGGAGGGGATCCGCGGGGTGGCGGAGGAGATCCCGGTGGCGCTGGTGCTCCCCCCGCTCGGACGCGCCCGGCTGGAGGAGCTCGGCGCCGCGCCGCTGCTGGAGACGCTCTGCGACCCGCGCCCCGAGGGGTACACGGAGGTGCTCTCGCTGGTGGAGGGCGCCGGCGTGATCCTGACCGACTCCGCCGAGATGGAAACCATGGCGCAGGGGATGGGGATCCCCTGCGTCTCGCTCCGCTCCCGCCAGGCACGCCCCGGCGCCGCACGCGCGCAGACGGCGCGCGTGGCGCAGGGCCCGCCCGAGGCGGTCGCCGCGGCGGTCCGCGAGGCCTGGGCCGAGGGGCGCACCCGCCCGGGGGAGCACTGCCCCGAGGGGTGGGACGGGCGCGCTGCCATGCGGGTGGTGCAGTCGCTCCTGCACTTCGATCCGCCCGGGTCCCCAACCGAGTCCCGACGCCTGACACACACGATCCGGAGCTGA